The following proteins come from a genomic window of Excalfactoria chinensis isolate bCotChi1 chromosome 6, bCotChi1.hap2, whole genome shotgun sequence:
- the ACADSB gene encoding short/branched chain specific acyl-CoA dehydrogenase, mitochondrial translates to MAAAAGAWLRSGAKLKRNVPAYLAASWRASPCVYRSFKSEPMPNVTTDRLVCAPLQTFTEEETMLKNMVKRFAQEWVAPLVQKMDENSKMEDSVIKGLFEQGLMSIELGEEYGGTGASLFSVILAVEELAKVDPAVALMCELQNTLTNRLFTTYGTEEQKRTYLPRVSKDTIGSFCLSEAGSGSDAFSLKTRAEKKGDYYIINGSKMWISLAEHAGIFFVMANTDPASGYKGITCFIVDRDTEGLHIGKKEDKLGIRASSTCPVTFENVKVPETNILGQIGQGYKYAIGMLNGGRIGIAAQMLGLAQGCFDHAVPYTKERVQFGKHIFDFQAMQHQIAQVATQLEAARLLTYNAARLAETGKPFIKEASMAKYYAAEVATITTSKCIEWMGGVGFTKSYPIEKYYRDCKIGTIYEGTSNIQLSTIAKSLAQEY, encoded by the exons atggcggcggcggcgggagccTGGCTGAGGAGCGGCGCTAAG ctgaaaagaaatgtgCCAGCGTACTTGGCTGCCTCTTGGAGGGCTTCTCCATGTGTCTATAGATCCTTCAAATCGGAACCTATGCCCAATGTGACAACTGATAGACTCGTCTGTGCTCCACTGCAAACGTTCACTGAAGAGGAGACGATGCTGAAAAATATGG TGAAAAGATTTGCTCAGGAATGGGTTGCACCTCTGGTACAAAAAATGGATGAGAATTCGAAAATGGAAGACTCCGTAATAAAGGGATTGTTTGAACAAGGG ctgATGAGTATTGAGCTCGGGGAAGAGTATGGAGGAACTGGAGCTTCACTTTTCTCCGTCATATTGGCAGTAGAAGAATTGGCCAAAGTTGATCCAGCTGTAGCTCTCATGTGTGAGCTCCAAAATACACTGACTAATAGGTTGTTTACCACATATggaacagaagaacaaaagagaacCTACTTGCCTAGGGTGTCTAAAGATACA ATAGGCAGTTTTTGCCTGTCAGAGGCTGGATCTGGCAGTGATGCTTTCTCTTTGAAGACTCGtgctgaaaagaaaggagactACTATATTATCAATGGCTCAAAGATGTGGATTTCCTTAGCAGAACATGCAGGGATTTTCTTTGTGATGGCAAACACAGACCCTGCCTCC GGATACAAAGGAATTACCTGCTTTATAGTAGATCGTGACACAGAGGGACTGCATATAGGCAAGAAGGAGGATAAGCTTGGTATCAGAGCATCATCTACTTGCCCagtaacatttgaaaatgttaaG GTTCCTGAGACAAATATCCTTGGGCAGATTGGGCAGGGCTACAAGTATGCGATTGGAATGCTGAATGGTGGCAGAATAGGGATTGCTGCACAG ATGTTAGGGCTGGCACAGGGGTGTTTTGACCATGCAGTTCCATACACAAAGGAGAGAGTCCAGTTTGGGAAACACATCTTTGATTTCCAG GCAATGCAACATCAGATAGCTCAGGTGGCCACACAGCTGGAGGCTGCAAGGCTCTTGACCTACAATGCAGCCCGTCTTGCAGAAACAGGAAAGCCATTCATAAAGGAGGCGAGCATGGCCAAATACTATGCTGCAGAG GTTGCAACAATAACAACTAGTAAATGTATTGAATGGATGGGTGGTGTTGGATTCACAAAGAGTTATCCAATAGAAAAGTACTATCGTGATTGCAAAATAG GTACAATATATGAAGGAACTTCAAATATCCAGTTGAGCACCATTGCAAAAAGCTTAGCACAGGAGTACTGA
- the IKZF5 gene encoding zinc finger protein Pegasus yields the protein MGEKKPEPLDFVKDFQEYLTQQTHHVNMISGSVSGDKEAETLQGAGTEGDQNGLDHPSVEVSLDENSGMLVDGFERTFDGKLKCRYCNYASKGTARLIEHIRIHTGEKPHRCHLCPFASAYERHLEAHMRSHTGEKPYKCELCSFRCSDRSNLSHHRRRKHKMVPIKGTRSSLSSKKMWGVLQKKTSNLGYSRRALINLSPPSMVVHKPDYLNDFTHEIPNIQTEAYENMTKSSQTGGLPRDPQDLMVDNPLNQLSTLAGQLSSLPPENQNERGCSPDVVTCQDEKPFMMQQPATPAVVSSVSASIAQSSSPTSPDPRPAHNQRNYSPVAGPSSDRSAHTSTPSISNSQPSTPAPTLPVQDPQLLHHCQHCDMYFADNILYTIHMGCHGFENPFQCNICGCKCKNKYDFACHFARGQHSQH from the exons ATGGGTGAAAAGAAGCCAGAACCTTTGGACTTTGTCAAAGATTTTCAGGAATATCTTACACAGCAGACTCACCATGTGAATATGATTTCTGGATCTGTTAGTGGAGACAAGGAAGCAGAGACTCTTCAGGGAG CTGGGACTGAAGGTGATCAGAATGGGCTGGATCATCCTTCTGTTGAAGTTTCACTGGATGAAAACTCAGGAATGTTAGTGGATGGATTTGAAAGGACATTTGATGGGAAACTGAAGTGTCGCTACTGCAACTATGCCAGCAAAGGAACAGCAAGGCTGATAGAACATATCCGAATTCATACAG GTGAGAAGCCACACAGATGCCATTTGTGTCCCTTTGCATCTGCTTACGAACGTCATCTGGAAGCTCACATGCGATCACATACAGGTGAAAAACCATACAAATGTGAATTGTGTTCCTTCCGCTGCAGTGACAGAAGCAACTTATCTCATCACCGGAGGCGTAAACATAAAATGGTGCCCATCAAGGGTACGAGGTCTTCCCTAAGTAGCAAGAAAATGTGGGGGGTTCTGCAGAAGAAGACCAGCAACTTGGGGTACAGCAGAAGAGCGTTAATTAATTTGAGTCCACCTTCTATGGTGGTTCACAAGCCAGACTACCTTAATGATTTCACTCATGAAATCCCAAATATCCAGACTGAAGCCTATGAGAACATGACTAAGTCATCCCAGACCGGTGGGTTGCCAAGAGATCCGCAAGACCTCATGGTCGATAATCCTTTAAACCAGCTATCTACGTTAGCTGGACAGTTATCCAGCTTGCCACCTGAAAACCAAAATGAGAGAGGATGCTCTCCTGACGTTGTTACCTGCcaagatgaaaagcctttcATGATGCAGCAGCCCGCTACACCCGCTGTAGTTTCCTCTGTGTCAGCAAGTATTGCTCAGAGTTCATCTCCAACCAGCCCGGATCCTCGGCCTGCACACAACCAAAGGAACTACAGCCCGGTGGCGGGGCCAAGCAGCGACCGCAGCGCCCACACCAGTACTCCCAGCATAAGTAACAGCCAGCCAAGCACTccagctcccacccttcctgtTCAGGACCCCCAGCTTCTGCATCACTGCCAGCACTGTGACATGTATTTTGCGGACAATATCCTTTATACCATTCACATGGGATGTCATGGGTTTGAAAATCCTTTTCAGTGCAACATATGTGGGTGCAAGTGTAAAAATAAGTATGACTTTGCTTGCCATTTTGCGAGAGGTCAACACAGCCAACATTGA